In the Grimontia kaedaensis genome, one interval contains:
- a CDS encoding energy-coupling factor ABC transporter permease, whose product MIYWQVFGWTFFLVSLWLCRSPLGWQKMRTEKDYQHLVFASGIILFCLWALKAGISEGLDIHFLGMTVLTLCHGPRIAIWISVIPLTLMVGFGLLPFADVGLYAFTTAVLPAVVSYAIFLLSYRYLSHHLFIYIFIAGFLNAAFTIVFHLCTVSTGYWVSGLHGWDTILDNYLTLALLIWFPEGLLNGMAVTLLAVYRPHWLRTFYDREYLSPDR is encoded by the coding sequence ATGATTTATTGGCAGGTGTTTGGTTGGACGTTTTTTCTGGTGTCGCTTTGGCTATGCCGGTCGCCGCTTGGTTGGCAAAAAATGCGCACGGAAAAGGACTACCAGCACTTAGTATTTGCCAGCGGGATCATTCTCTTTTGTTTGTGGGCATTGAAGGCAGGGATCAGCGAAGGGTTGGATATCCACTTTCTGGGAATGACAGTGCTCACGCTGTGTCACGGCCCGAGAATCGCTATTTGGATTTCAGTGATTCCTTTGACTCTAATGGTGGGATTTGGCCTGCTGCCATTTGCTGATGTTGGGCTATATGCGTTCACCACGGCGGTGCTTCCAGCTGTGGTCAGCTATGCAATTTTCCTGCTTTCCTACCGCTATCTCAGTCATCACCTATTCATCTATATCTTCATCGCCGGTTTTCTCAATGCGGCCTTTACCATAGTGTTCCACCTTTGCACGGTGTCGACAGGTTACTGGGTGTCTGGCCTTCATGGCTGGGATACGATTCTCGATAATTACCTGACGCTGGCACTGCTGATCTGGTTCCCCGAAGGGCTGCTCAACGGCATGGCGGTGACCTTACTGGCAGTGTATCGCCCGCATTGGCTGAGAACCTTCTACGACAGAGAATACTTGTCGCCTGATAGATGA
- a CDS encoding YfbU family protein, which translates to MEMTHAQRLILSNQYTLMSQLDPQNAEKYRRLQTIVERGYALQMRELDKDFGDMSEELCRQVVDIMEMHHALQESYRMLEDGTRCECDVDARRLQFWGFDAATEAHLVDYVRFLTDVEGLHPQFDKGSHHFNSQTPMLAKYQRMLQVWRNCPRQYHLCGNELCQIVGA; encoded by the coding sequence ATGGAAATGACACACGCTCAACGTCTTATCCTATCTAATCAATACACGCTAATGTCCCAACTTGATCCACAAAATGCAGAAAAATATCGTCGTCTACAAACTATTGTAGAGCGCGGATATGCCCTGCAAATGCGTGAATTGGATAAAGACTTTGGCGACATGTCAGAAGAACTGTGCCGCCAGGTAGTTGATATCATGGAGATGCACCACGCACTTCAGGAATCTTACCGCATGTTGGAAGACGGCACCCGTTGCGAATGTGATGTGGATGCACGCCGCCTTCAGTTCTGGGGCTTTGATGCCGCGACTGAAGCACATCTGGTGGACTATGTACGTTTCCTGACCGATGTGGAAGGTTTGCACCCACAATTCGACAAAGGCTCACACCATTTCAACAGCCAAACGCCAATGCTGGCAAAATACCAGCGCATGCTGCAGGTATGGCGCAATTGCCCTCGTCAGTACCACCTGTGTGGTAACGAGCTTTGCCAGATCGTGGGCGCATAA
- the pflA gene encoding pyruvate formate lyase 1-activating protein, translating into MSVIGRIHSFESCGTVDGPGIRFIVFMQGCLMRCKYCHNRDTWDLEDGREVTVEEIMKEVVTYRHFINASGGGVTASGGEAMLQPEFVRDFFRAAKAEGIHTCLDTNGYIRKHTDVVDEVLDATDLVMLDLKQMNDDIHKDLIGVSNRRTLDFARYLHQRGQKTWIRYVVVPGYTDDEESAHRLGEFIKDMDNIEKVEMLPYHQLGAHKWEALGYEYELKDVSPPKKETMEALKAILEGYGHKVVY; encoded by the coding sequence ATGTCGGTGATTGGCCGTATTCACTCTTTTGAGTCTTGTGGAACCGTTGATGGTCCTGGCATTCGATTTATCGTTTTCATGCAAGGATGCCTGATGCGCTGCAAATACTGCCACAACCGCGATACGTGGGATCTGGAGGATGGCCGAGAAGTCACCGTCGAAGAAATCATGAAAGAAGTGGTGACCTACCGTCACTTCATCAACGCCTCCGGTGGCGGTGTGACGGCTTCGGGTGGTGAAGCCATGCTTCAACCTGAATTCGTTCGTGATTTCTTCCGTGCAGCAAAAGCGGAAGGTATTCATACCTGTCTGGATACCAATGGTTACATCCGCAAGCACACTGACGTGGTTGATGAAGTGTTAGATGCTACCGATCTGGTGATGCTCGATCTGAAACAAATGAATGATGACATCCACAAAGACCTGATTGGCGTGTCCAACCGTCGTACACTGGATTTCGCACGTTACCTGCACCAGCGCGGCCAGAAAACCTGGATTCGTTACGTCGTGGTTCCAGGCTACACTGACGATGAAGAATCCGCACACCGCCTGGGTGAGTTCATCAAAGACATGGATAACATCGAGAAAGTGGAAATGCTGCCATACCACCAGCTTGGCGCGCACAAATGGGAAGCGCTGGGTTACGAGTATGAACTCAAAGATGTCAGCCCACCGAAGAAAGAAACCATGGAAGCGCTGAAAGCGATTCTGGAAGGCTACGGCCACAAAGTGGTTTACTAA
- the speA gene encoding biosynthetic arginine decarboxylase, giving the protein MSDWSINDARDVYNTPYWGQCYFDINSQGEVIARPDTQQPDNNIALSTLADELIAKGASLPVLVRFPEILHHRVDSLCTHFNDAIADYGYEGEYLLVYPIKVNQQKEVVGEILKSQYASQERQLGLEAGSKPELMAVLAMARQASSVIVCNGYKDREYIRLALIGEKLGHEVYIVLEKLSELDTVLAEAKALGVTPRLGLRARLASQGKGKWQASGGEKSKFGLSASQVMTVMNRLRELDMLDTLQLLHFHLGSQIANIRDVRSGVNEAARVFAELYQMGAGITTLDVGGGLAIDYEGTRSQSSCSMNYSQREYANNVVFTIGDVCKAFDIKMPRIISESGRNLTAHHAVLITDVMGVESYQREEVFAPAEDASQILHNMWRSFKDLSQSTDQRSLVEIYHDNQNDLAEVHMQFAMGLVNFAERAWAEQISLRICYGLSCKMSQKNRAHRPVLDELNSRLADKFFVNFSLFQSLPDAWGIEQVFPILPLSKLDKEPESRAVLLDITCDSDGAVEQYVEGQGIESTLAVPTWSDESPYRIGFFLVGAYQEILGDMHNLFGDTDSAVVRCNKDGGYEIESIHHGDTVGDVLRYVHLEAEEFLSQYEEMVKTLPEQEQDAILSELSEGLKGYTYLEDIHHNR; this is encoded by the coding sequence ATGAGTGATTGGTCTATCAATGACGCCCGCGATGTCTACAACACGCCTTACTGGGGTCAGTGTTACTTCGATATTAATTCTCAAGGCGAGGTGATTGCCCGTCCGGATACCCAACAACCGGACAACAACATCGCGCTTTCAACGCTGGCTGATGAACTGATTGCCAAAGGCGCTTCCCTGCCTGTGCTGGTGCGTTTCCCAGAGATCCTGCACCACCGCGTAGACAGCCTTTGCACCCACTTCAACGATGCCATTGCTGACTACGGCTATGAAGGCGAATACCTGCTGGTTTACCCGATTAAAGTGAACCAGCAAAAAGAAGTGGTTGGCGAAATCCTGAAAAGCCAATACGCCAGCCAGGAACGTCAGCTGGGTCTGGAAGCAGGCAGCAAGCCAGAGCTGATGGCTGTGCTGGCCATGGCGCGCCAAGCAAGCTCTGTGATCGTATGTAACGGCTACAAAGACCGCGAATACATCCGTCTTGCATTGATTGGCGAAAAGCTGGGACACGAAGTCTATATCGTGCTCGAGAAACTCTCTGAGCTCGACACAGTGCTGGCAGAAGCAAAAGCGCTGGGCGTGACACCGCGTTTGGGTCTGCGTGCGCGTTTGGCGTCTCAAGGCAAAGGTAAATGGCAGGCAAGCGGTGGCGAGAAGTCGAAATTCGGTCTGTCTGCATCTCAGGTAATGACGGTAATGAACCGCCTACGTGAGCTGGACATGCTGGATACGTTGCAACTGCTGCACTTCCATCTGGGTTCGCAAATCGCCAACATCCGCGACGTACGCTCGGGTGTGAACGAAGCGGCGCGTGTATTTGCCGAGCTCTACCAAATGGGCGCTGGCATCACCACGCTGGACGTGGGCGGCGGTCTGGCAATCGACTACGAAGGTACGCGCAGCCAAAGCAGTTGTTCTATGAACTACAGCCAGCGCGAATACGCCAACAATGTGGTGTTCACCATTGGTGATGTGTGTAAGGCATTCGATATCAAGATGCCGCGCATTATCTCTGAGTCAGGCCGTAACCTGACCGCGCACCACGCCGTGCTGATCACTGACGTAATGGGCGTTGAAAGCTACCAGCGTGAAGAAGTGTTTGCGCCTGCAGAAGATGCATCGCAGATCCTTCATAACATGTGGCGTTCATTCAAAGACCTGAGCCAGTCGACGGACCAGCGTTCTTTGGTAGAGATTTACCACGATAACCAGAACGATCTGGCGGAAGTACACATGCAGTTCGCGATGGGCTTGGTGAACTTCGCCGAGCGCGCTTGGGCAGAACAAATCAGCCTGCGTATTTGTTACGGGCTGTCTTGCAAGATGTCCCAGAAAAACCGCGCACACCGCCCGGTACTGGATGAGCTGAACAGCCGCTTGGCAGACAAGTTCTTCGTGAACTTCTCCCTGTTCCAATCACTGCCGGACGCATGGGGTATTGAGCAGGTGTTCCCTATCCTGCCGCTGTCGAAGCTGGATAAAGAGCCGGAAAGCCGCGCAGTGCTGCTGGATATTACCTGTGACTCTGACGGTGCGGTTGAGCAATACGTCGAAGGCCAAGGCATTGAAAGCACGTTGGCTGTACCAACGTGGAGCGATGAATCGCCATACCGCATCGGCTTCTTCCTTGTGGGTGCGTATCAGGAAATTCTGGGCGACATGCACAACCTGTTCGGTGATACCGATTCTGCCGTTGTTCGCTGCAATAAAGATGGCGGCTACGAGATTGAATCTATCCACCACGGCGACACCGTGGGTGATGTGCTGCGTTACGTGCATCTGGAAGCAGAAGAGTTCCTGAGCCAGTACGAAGAAATGGTGAAAACCCTGCCAGAGCAGGAGCAAGACGCGATTCTGTCTGAGCTTTCTGAGGGTCTGAAAGGCTACACCTACCTCGAAGACATTCACCACAACCGTTAA
- the rlmA gene encoding 23S rRNA (guanine(745)-N(1))-methyltransferase, with protein sequence MSSYLCPLCQEPLNLSDRTYKCANNHQFDLAKEGYVNLLPVQHKRSKDPGDNKEMMQARRQFLDGSHYQPMRDAVSDLLTSLLAGKDSAELLDIGCGEGYYTSYFADQLAGTKVFGLDISKVMVRYGAKRYPNVDFLVASSQRLPFADNQLDAVVRIYAPCNGDELARTVKDNGVVVTVTPGPRHLYQLKAGIYDEVHLHDVPVEDLPGFELETEQTVAYPMTLNSADATTLLQMTPFAWRAPESLWQTLKDAKEFECEADFTLRVYRAKSETESF encoded by the coding sequence ATGTCATCTTATCTTTGTCCGCTGTGCCAAGAGCCGCTGAACCTTTCTGACCGCACGTATAAATGCGCCAACAATCACCAGTTCGATCTGGCGAAAGAAGGCTATGTAAACCTACTCCCCGTGCAGCATAAGCGTTCAAAAGATCCCGGTGACAACAAAGAGATGATGCAGGCTCGCCGCCAGTTTCTGGATGGTAGTCATTACCAGCCAATGCGAGATGCAGTCAGTGACTTGCTCACCTCACTGCTTGCTGGAAAAGACAGTGCGGAGCTTTTGGATATCGGTTGTGGTGAAGGCTATTACACCAGTTACTTTGCGGATCAGCTGGCTGGCACTAAGGTGTTTGGTCTCGACATTTCCAAAGTCATGGTTCGCTATGGTGCCAAACGTTACCCGAATGTGGATTTTCTGGTGGCTTCCAGCCAGCGCCTGCCTTTTGCGGACAACCAGCTGGATGCTGTGGTGCGCATCTATGCGCCATGCAATGGCGATGAACTGGCGCGCACAGTGAAAGACAATGGCGTGGTGGTGACGGTCACACCGGGACCGCGTCACCTTTATCAACTGAAAGCGGGCATTTACGATGAAGTGCATCTTCACGATGTGCCCGTGGAAGATTTGCCGGGCTTTGAACTGGAAACCGAGCAAACCGTCGCTTACCCAATGACGCTGAATAGCGCTGATGCAACGACCTTGTTGCAAATGACGCCCTTCGCATGGCGCGCGCCTGAAAGCCTATGGCAGACCCTGAAAGACGCTAAAGAGTTTGAATGTGAAGCTGATTTCACGCTTCGGGTGTATCGTGCGAAAAGCGAAACCGAATCATTCTAG
- a CDS encoding EAL domain-containing response regulator, which produces MNILLVEDHPFQRDVIAGQLMQLISGDDSLIFAESGNAALEKIFQEKPDLIFCDLELPDMDGIKLLSNAAERGFMGCIVITSAASQKVLDTVKSMCEHMKLNVLGILPKPASIPLLKYYLTLAQEHDTEYPQDLLPLSDDEVLEGWKANLFETWFQPIVRLDTGEWVACEALQRMKHPTRGTLTPISFLPQITNLNLEAELTFSAINCVIANQTYLDGHAVGINVSVTNLIKLNFVDEIIEMGHQYPNLNQLIYFELHEPEDFSQIAQLQEAASRLLLNGFRIAIDDFGSGYSTLQQVEFLPLDSLKIGLNLVLPMLSSRTAYALVEASTLVANRIGVASVAEGIECIEVWHSLRDMGCDYGQGFFIARAMPAEQLHDWQNIWESVLESRTLCPPIALNTIDI; this is translated from the coding sequence ATGAATATCTTGCTAGTGGAAGACCATCCCTTCCAACGAGATGTGATTGCTGGGCAGTTAATGCAACTCATATCAGGTGACGACTCGCTGATTTTTGCAGAATCCGGAAACGCTGCACTGGAGAAAATATTTCAAGAAAAACCTGATCTGATTTTCTGCGACTTAGAACTGCCAGATATGGATGGTATCAAACTCCTAAGCAATGCCGCAGAACGCGGATTTATGGGATGCATAGTCATCACGAGTGCCGCCTCGCAGAAGGTATTGGATACCGTTAAAAGCATGTGTGAACACATGAAGCTCAACGTATTGGGCATCCTACCCAAACCAGCCTCTATTCCACTGCTGAAGTACTACCTGACGCTCGCGCAAGAACATGACACCGAGTACCCGCAGGATTTACTTCCTCTTTCTGACGACGAAGTACTGGAAGGATGGAAAGCCAACCTGTTCGAGACCTGGTTCCAACCGATTGTCCGTCTTGATACCGGTGAATGGGTGGCTTGTGAAGCATTGCAGCGAATGAAGCACCCCACAAGAGGAACGCTGACACCGATATCCTTTCTCCCGCAAATCACTAACCTAAACCTGGAAGCGGAACTCACTTTCTCAGCGATCAATTGCGTTATTGCTAACCAGACGTATCTGGATGGTCATGCTGTTGGCATTAATGTTTCAGTGACCAACCTCATCAAGCTTAACTTCGTCGATGAAATCATTGAAATGGGTCACCAGTACCCTAACCTCAACCAACTGATTTATTTTGAGTTGCATGAACCCGAGGACTTTTCTCAGATTGCTCAATTGCAAGAAGCGGCTTCCCGGCTCCTGCTCAACGGATTCCGCATCGCGATTGATGATTTTGGTTCTGGCTACAGCACCCTTCAACAGGTGGAATTCCTACCGCTGGATTCTTTGAAAATCGGCCTGAACCTTGTGCTTCCTATGCTGAGCTCCCGCACGGCTTACGCTTTGGTGGAAGCAAGTACCTTGGTCGCAAATCGTATCGGCGTAGCATCAGTTGCAGAGGGCATTGAGTGCATTGAAGTGTGGCACTCGCTTCGCGATATGGGTTGCGACTACGGGCAGGGCTTTTTCATCGCTAGAGCCATGCCTGCTGAGCAACTACACGACTGGCAGAACATCTGGGAGTCTGTGCTTGAAAGCCGCACGCTTTGCCCTCCTATCGCACTGAACACTATCGATATCTAA
- the speB gene encoding agmatinase encodes MATLANYPDYSLYANAFGFLRQPLVFNPQGCDADVVITGVPFDMATTGRSGARMGPGAIRQASTNLAWESKKWPWDFSLTKEIKIADCGDLVFDCGDARNMSERLEAHATSLLAEGKTLLTFGGDHFVTLPLLRAHAKQFGEMALVHFDAHTDTYDQGSEFDHGTMFYTAPKEGLIDPHASIQIGIRTEHSDELGFRVVDAATANDWSVEKIVEAIKTRVGDRPVYLTFDIDCLDPAYAPGTGTPICGGLSTDKILKVIRSLQGINLIGMDVVEVAPAYDHADLTSLAAATIATDLLYVWAANQKHCQSNILSTSQP; translated from the coding sequence ATGGCAACATTGGCCAACTACCCAGACTACTCCCTGTACGCCAACGCGTTCGGTTTCCTGCGCCAACCACTGGTTTTTAACCCACAAGGTTGCGACGCTGACGTGGTGATCACAGGTGTTCCTTTTGATATGGCAACCACGGGCCGTTCTGGCGCACGCATGGGCCCTGGCGCGATTCGTCAGGCATCCACCAATCTGGCGTGGGAAAGCAAAAAATGGCCTTGGGATTTCTCCCTGACCAAAGAAATCAAAATCGCTGACTGCGGTGATTTGGTGTTTGATTGTGGCGATGCACGCAACATGAGTGAACGTCTGGAAGCGCACGCCACCAGCCTGCTGGCAGAAGGCAAAACCCTGCTGACGTTTGGCGGCGACCACTTCGTGACCCTGCCACTGCTGCGCGCCCACGCAAAGCAGTTCGGTGAAATGGCACTGGTTCACTTTGATGCCCACACCGACACCTACGATCAAGGCAGCGAGTTCGACCACGGTACCATGTTCTACACCGCGCCCAAAGAAGGTCTGATTGACCCGCATGCATCTATCCAGATCGGCATCCGTACTGAGCATAGCGATGAGCTGGGCTTCCGGGTGGTAGATGCCGCAACGGCGAATGATTGGTCTGTTGAAAAAATCGTTGAAGCGATTAAAACCCGCGTTGGCGACCGTCCGGTTTACCTGACCTTCGACATCGACTGTCTGGATCCAGCTTACGCGCCGGGCACAGGCACTCCTATTTGCGGCGGCCTAAGCACTGACAAGATCCTGAAAGTGATTCGTTCACTGCAAGGCATCAACCTGATTGGTATGGATGTGGTAGAAGTGGCGCCCGCCTACGACCATGCAGACCTGACCTCTCTGGCGGCTGCAACTATTGCGACCGACCTGCTGTATGTTTGGGCGGCGAACCAGAAGCATTGCCAGTCAAATATATTATCGACATCTCAGCCCTAG
- the pflB gene encoding formate C-acetyltransferase, with product MSEQFAKAWEGFADGEWQNEVNVRDFIQKNYTPYEGDESFLVTEGTEATNKLWEKVMEGIKLENSTHAPVDFDTSVISTITAHDAGYINKDLEKIVGLQTEAPLKRAIMPNGGVRMIEGSCKAYGRELDPMVSKIYSEYRKTHNQSVFDIYTPDILKCRKSGVLTGLPDAYGRGRIIGDYRRVALYGVDFLLKDKAKQFHSLQEKLEAGDDLQMTMQLREEIQEQYRALNQMKEMAAKYGYDISGPATNAQESVQWLYFGYLAAVKSQNGAAMSLGRTSTFLDVYLERDIAEGKITEVEAQEIIDHFVMKLRMVRFLRTPEYDELFSGDPIWATESMGGMGCDGRTLVTRTNFRFLNTLYTMGPSPEPNITVLWSEQLPDGFKRFCAKVSIDTSSIQYENDDLMRPDFDNDDYAIACCVSPQVVGKHMQFFGARANLAKTLLYVINGGVDEKLKMQVGPKQDPMTDEVLDFDKVWNGLDNFMDWLAKQYVTALNAIHYSHDKYSYEASLMALMDRDVYRTMACGIAGLSVAADSLSAIKYAKVKPVRDEDGIAIDFEIEGDYPKFGNNDSRVDDIACEMVEKFMNKIRKLKTYRDAVPTQSILTITSNVVYGKKTGNTPDGRRAGAPFAPGANPMHGRDEKGAVASLTSVGKLPFAHAKDGISYTFSIVPNALGKDGDTQKANLAGLMDGYFHHESGIEGGQHLNVNVLNRDTLEDAVKHPEKYPQLTIRVSGYAVRFNSLTAEQQKDVIARTFTESL from the coding sequence ATGTCTGAGCAATTTGCTAAAGCATGGGAAGGTTTCGCTGACGGCGAATGGCAGAACGAAGTTAACGTTCGTGACTTCATTCAGAAGAACTACACCCCTTACGAGGGCGACGAGTCTTTCCTTGTCACTGAAGGTACTGAAGCAACTAACAAGCTTTGGGAAAAAGTGATGGAAGGCATCAAGCTTGAGAACTCAACTCACGCGCCTGTAGACTTCGACACTTCTGTAATCTCTACCATTACTGCTCACGACGCAGGCTACATCAACAAAGATCTGGAAAAGATCGTTGGTCTGCAAACTGAAGCTCCTCTGAAACGTGCAATCATGCCAAACGGCGGCGTTCGCATGATCGAGGGTTCTTGCAAGGCTTACGGCCGTGAGCTGGACCCAATGGTTTCAAAAATTTACTCGGAATACCGCAAGACTCACAACCAAAGCGTTTTCGATATCTACACGCCAGATATCCTGAAATGTCGTAAGTCTGGTGTTCTGACTGGTCTGCCTGACGCATACGGCCGTGGTCGTATCATCGGTGACTACCGTCGCGTAGCACTGTACGGTGTAGACTTCCTGCTGAAAGACAAAGCGAAGCAATTCCACTCTCTGCAAGAGAAACTGGAAGCAGGCGACGATCTGCAAATGACCATGCAGCTTCGTGAAGAAATCCAAGAGCAATACCGCGCTCTGAACCAGATGAAAGAAATGGCTGCGAAATACGGCTACGACATCTCTGGTCCTGCAACTAACGCACAAGAATCTGTTCAGTGGCTTTACTTCGGTTACCTGGCTGCCGTTAAGTCTCAAAACGGTGCTGCAATGTCACTGGGTCGTACTTCTACGTTCCTTGACGTTTACCTTGAGCGTGACATAGCTGAAGGCAAGATCACTGAAGTTGAAGCGCAAGAAATCATCGACCACTTCGTGATGAAGCTGCGTATGGTTCGCTTCCTGCGTACTCCTGAGTACGATGAGCTGTTCTCTGGCGACCCAATCTGGGCAACAGAATCAATGGGTGGTATGGGCTGTGACGGCCGTACGCTGGTCACACGTACTAACTTCCGCTTCCTGAACACTCTGTACACTATGGGTCCAAGCCCAGAGCCAAACATCACTGTACTGTGGTCTGAGCAACTGCCTGACGGCTTCAAGCGTTTCTGTGCGAAAGTATCTATCGATACTTCTTCTATCCAGTACGAAAACGATGACCTGATGCGTCCAGACTTCGACAACGATGACTACGCAATCGCTTGTTGTGTATCTCCACAGGTTGTTGGTAAACACATGCAGTTCTTCGGCGCACGTGCGAACCTGGCGAAAACGCTGCTGTATGTAATCAACGGCGGTGTTGACGAAAAACTGAAGATGCAGGTTGGTCCTAAGCAAGATCCAATGACTGACGAAGTTCTGGACTTCGACAAAGTTTGGAATGGTCTGGACAACTTCATGGATTGGCTGGCGAAGCAGTACGTCACTGCGTTGAACGCTATCCACTACTCACACGACAAGTACAGTTACGAAGCGTCTCTGATGGCCCTGATGGATCGTGACGTTTACCGTACTATGGCTTGTGGTATCGCTGGTCTGTCTGTAGCCGCTGACTCACTGTCTGCTATCAAGTACGCAAAAGTGAAACCAGTTCGTGACGAAGACGGCATCGCAATCGACTTCGAAATCGAAGGCGACTATCCGAAATTCGGTAACAACGATTCACGTGTTGATGACATCGCATGTGAAATGGTTGAGAAGTTTATGAACAAGATTCGTAAACTGAAAACTTACCGCGATGCAGTACCGACTCAGTCTATCCTGACCATCACTTCAAACGTTGTGTACGGTAAGAAGACGGGTAACACGCCAGACGGTCGTCGTGCAGGCGCGCCATTCGCACCAGGTGCAAACCCAATGCACGGCCGTGACGAGAAAGGTGCAGTAGCCTCTCTGACTTCTGTCGGTAAACTGCCATTCGCACACGCTAAAGACGGTATCTCTTACACCTTCTCTATCGTGCCTAACGCACTGGGTAAAGACGGTGACACGCAGAAAGCTAACCTTGCTGGTCTGATGGATGGTTATTTCCACCATGAGTCTGGTATCGAAGGCGGTCAGCACCTGAACGTTAACGTTCTGAACCGTGATACGCTGGAAGACGCAGTTAAGCACCCAGAGAAGTACCCACAGCTGACTATCCGTGTATCGGGTTACGCCGTTCGCTTTAACTCTCTGACTGCTGAGCAGCAGAAAGACGTTATCGCACGTACTTTCACTGAATCTCTGTAA